A region from the Gemmata palustris genome encodes:
- a CDS encoding ISAs1 family transposase, giving the protein MAAKRVAVESIGSYFESLTDPRHTQNRKHQFLDIVVIAVCGVVCGCDGPTAIRRWAVARSGWLRGFLELPNGIPSRDCIRNVLLALQPEAFQQCFREWIAQALVTEDGASARLVAIDGKTLRRSHDTAHGLGPLHIVSAWATEHGVALAQVATGDKSNAITAIPVLLQQLELKKALVTIDAMGCQKDIARDIVAGGGDFVIAVKDNQPKLATALAAIVEKHLEGELQALRHRSHQTDARGHGRRDERFYWVAQVPPDFVAKDEWPWIQAIGTAVRITTHPDGTQTDEVRYYMLSRFLSGPRFGQAVRGHWGIEAMHWVLDVTFGEDRTRTRQRILANNLSWLRRFATTLLKRHPEKDSIRGKMIRCLMDTAFLDQVLTLQGD; this is encoded by the coding sequence ATGGCCGCCAAGCGGGTCGCGGTGGAATCAATCGGTTCGTACTTCGAGTCCCTGACCGACCCCCGGCACACCCAGAACCGCAAGCACCAGTTCCTCGACATCGTCGTCATTGCCGTCTGTGGGGTGGTGTGCGGGTGCGACGGCCCGACCGCGATCCGCCGATGGGCCGTCGCCCGGTCCGGGTGGCTCCGTGGGTTCCTGGAACTACCCAACGGGATCCCGTCCCGGGATTGCATCCGCAACGTGCTCCTGGCGCTCCAACCCGAGGCGTTCCAGCAGTGCTTCCGGGAGTGGATCGCCCAAGCCCTGGTGACCGAGGACGGCGCTTCGGCGCGACTCGTGGCCATCGACGGCAAGACGCTGCGCCGGTCCCACGACACGGCACACGGGCTGGGACCACTGCACATCGTGAGCGCCTGGGCCACCGAGCACGGGGTGGCCTTGGCCCAAGTGGCGACCGGGGACAAGTCCAACGCGATCACCGCGATCCCGGTGCTCCTTCAGCAACTGGAGCTGAAGAAGGCGCTGGTGACGATCGATGCGATGGGGTGCCAGAAGGACATCGCCCGTGACATCGTGGCCGGGGGCGGGGACTTCGTGATCGCGGTCAAGGACAACCAGCCGAAACTGGCGACCGCGCTCGCGGCCATTGTCGAGAAGCACTTGGAAGGGGAGCTGCAGGCGCTCCGGCACCGGAGCCACCAGACCGACGCGCGTGGGCACGGACGTCGTGACGAGCGGTTCTATTGGGTGGCCCAGGTGCCCCCGGACTTCGTGGCCAAAGACGAGTGGCCGTGGATCCAGGCCATCGGCACCGCGGTTCGGATCACCACACACCCGGACGGGACCCAGACCGATGAGGTGCGGTATTACATGCTGAGCCGGTTCCTCAGCGGCCCACGGTTCGGTCAAGCGGTTCGTGGTCACTGGGGCATCGAAGCGATGCACTGGGTTCTGGACGTGACGTTCGGCGAGGATCGGACCCGCACCCGGCAGCGGATCCTGGCCAACAACCTGAGTTGGCTCCGGCGGTTCGCGACCACCCTGTTGAAGCGCCACCCCGAGAAGGACAGCATCCGGGGAAAGATGATCCGGTGCCTCATGGATACCGCGTTCCTCGACCAAGTCCTTACTTTACAAGGCGAT